Genomic segment of Stegostoma tigrinum isolate sSteTig4 unplaced genomic scaffold, sSteTig4.hap1 scaffold_149, whole genome shotgun sequence:
ctcagctgttctCACATgggcctcaagatcatccagagctttctgcagttcttgaagtttctccaacgcccttttccacctgtttctgccagttgctcgcacggattttcacttgttcccaattttccttcacttctgttgactgtttgcggtcagctttggcaattctctgggctctctcttccggggcacattctggaaatatggaatgcaaataatttatcaactattcatgattttgatcgatagattttctttctaatcccctttcctttaaaaggtctctctggactttctcctgaaattgggatatatagtataagacgaaagattttggtacaggctcatcaatgataaattctgtaattagctggcaGGTCGCGGAGCCATCAACAGAcaatcacagagaaccaatacaaagccaaataaaattctgcagatatttgaaatttgtcactaccaaggaaactttaaagaatgaaaaggattagtgactaaatgggtacaattctcaacaaaagatttgaaaaatcctttcaggatatctttcatagctatgagacaaacatccaacacaaaccaactttcatctttcaggactggc
This window contains:
- the LOC132207764 gene encoding utrophin-like — protein: MCSCGLRSCGGHGSGTAVSSPYAAECAPEERAQRIAKADRKQSTEVKENWEQVKIRASNWQKQVEKGVGETSRTAESSG